The Impatiens glandulifera chromosome 8, dImpGla2.1, whole genome shotgun sequence genome includes a window with the following:
- the LOC124911642 gene encoding alpha,alpha-trehalose-phosphate synthase [UDP-forming] 1-like, with protein sequence MAAKLKNSEEIDILQSNLPVLKTAHIGTNKYNNSYDPLTPTTRLERLLRERELRKLNKSVPSNDETKDGNREIDFFSEQFFSDGDNMLSEEEFLQGVASARAQIENGFKQDGRPTKQRLLVVANRLPVSAVRKGEDSWTLEISAGGLVSALLGVNEFEAKWIGWAGVNVPDEIGQITLSKALAEKRCIPVFLDEEIVHQYYNGYCNNILWPLFHYLGLPQEDRLATTRSFQSQFDAYKKANQMFADVVNKHYEEGDIVWCHDYHLMFLPKCLKEYNSSMKVGWFLHTPFPSSEIHRTLPSRSELLRAVLAADLVGFHTYDYARHFVSACTRILGLEGTPDGVEDQGKLTRVAAFPIGIDSDRFIRALELPQVQDHIKELKGRFAGRKVMLGVDRLDMIKGIPQKILAFEKFLEENPDWRDKVVLLQIAVPTRTDVPEYQKLTCQVHEIVGRINGKFGTLTAVPIHHLDRSLDFHALCALYAVTDVALVTSLRDGMNLVSYEFVACQASKKGVLILSEFAGAAQSLGAGAILVNPWNVSEVAISIGYALNMPAHEREKRHHHNFMHVTTHTSQEWAETFVSELNDTIVEAELRIKQIPPLLPVNIARERYAESNNRLLILGFNATLTEPLDAPGRRGGDQLKEMELKLHPELRERLQNLCNDEKTTIVVLSGSDRSCLDENFGEYNMWLAAEHGMFLRHTKGEWMTTMPENLNMDWVDSVKHVFEYFTERTPRSHFELRETSLVWNYKYADVEFGRLQARDMLQHLWTGPISNAAVDVIQGGRSVEVRAVGVTKGAAIDRILGEIVHNKGMLMPIDYVLCVGHFLPKDEDIYTFFEPELPCETAAATRYKISHTLGASSIKILAQKIGSKIAQNKVNRPLSSLEKKVSNVGNGPHWWPALFDKMSLQEGSSVLDLKGDNYFSCAVGRKRSKARYLLGSSAEVVMLLKELSGCT encoded by the exons ATGGCGGCGAAGCTTAAAAACTCAGAGGAGATCGATATTCTTCAGAGTAATTTG CCAGTATTGAAAACAGCACATATTGGTAcaaataagtataataatagcTATGACCCTTTGACTCCTACTACTAGACTGGAAAGGCTTTTGAGGGAAAGAGAATTAAGGAAGCTGAATAAATCAGTTCCTTCCAATGATGAAACAAAAGATGGAAACAGAGAAATAGATTTCTTTAGTGAACAGTTTTTCAGTGATGGGGATAACATGCTTTCTGAGGAGGAGTTCTTGCAAGGGGTTGCATCAGCAAGGGCTCAGATTGAAAATGGTTTTAAGCAAGATGGGAGACCTACAAAACAACGTCTACTGGTTGTGGCAAATAGACTTCCAGTTTCAGCGGTTAGGAAGGGCGAGGATTCGTGGACTCTAGAGATTAGTGCTGGTGGTTTGGTCAGTGCACTTCTTGGTGTGAATGAATTTGAAGCAAAATGGATTGGATGGGCAGGAGTAAATGTACCAGATGAAATTGGACAGATAACACTCAGCAAAGCACTGgctgaaaaa AGGTGCATTCCTGTTTTTCTTGACGAAGAGATTGTTCATCAATATTACAATGGGTATTGTAACAACATACTATGGCCTCTTTTTCATTATCTTGGGCTTCCACAAGAAGATCGGTTGGCAACCACTCGTAGTTTTCAGTCACAGTTCGATGCGTATAAGAAGGCCAATCAAATGTTCGCTGATGTGGTGAACAAGCATTATGAAGAGGGTGATATTGTTTGGTGTCATGATTACCACCTAATGTTTCTTCCAAAATGCCTTAAAGAGTACAATAGTAGTATGAAGGTTGGTTGGTTTCTCCACACTCCATTTCCTTCCTCTGAAATACATAGAACTTTGCCTTCTCGGTCAGAGCTTCTTAGAGCAGTTCTTGCAGCTGATTTGGTTGG ATTTCACACTTATGATTATGCAAGACACTTTGTTAGTGCCTGTACCCGTATTCTTGGGCTTGAGGGTACACCTGACGGAGTAGAAGATCAAGGCAAGTTAACTCGTGTAGCAGCG TTTCCAATTGGAATAGATTCAGATAGATTTATTCGAGCTCTTGAACTACCACAAGTTCAGGATCACATCAAAGAGTTGAAAGGGAGATTCGCTGGTAGGaag GTTATGTTAGGTGTTGATCGTCTTGATATGATAAAGGGGATTCCTCAAAAAATTTTGGCTTTTGAAAAGTTTCTTGAAGAGAACCCAGATTGGCGCGATAAAGTTGTTCTGCTGCAAATTGCTGTACCAACAAGGACCGACGTCCCAGAGT ATCAAAAGCTTACATGTCAAGTTCATGAAATTGTTGGACGCATTAATGGAAAATTTGGAACCTTAACCGCGGTTCCAATTCACCACTTG GATCGATCCCTTGACTTTCATGCATTATGTGCACTATATGCAGTTACAG ATGTAGCATTGGTAACATCCTTAAGAGATGGGATGAATCTTGTTAGTTATGAGTTTGTTGCCTGTCAAGCTTCTAAGAAAGGTGTTCTTATTTTAAGTGAG TTTGCAGGTGCTGCACAGTCTTTGGGAGCTGGAGCTATTTTGGTGAACCCATGGAATGTGAGCGAAGTTGCGATTTCTATTGGTTATGCTCTGAATATGCCAGCTCATGAAAGGGAAAAACGACACCACCACAATTTTATGCATGTAACTACTCATACGTCCCAGGAATGGGCAGAGACCTTTGTAAG CGAACTTAATGACACAATTGTTGAAGCTGAACTACGGATCAAACAGATTCCACCTCTGCTTCCTGTCAACATTGCGAGGGAACGATACGCTGAATCTAATAATCGTTTGCTTATTCTG GGATTTAATGCCACACTGACAGAACCATTGGATGCCCCAGGAAGAAGAGGAGGTGATCAGTTAAAAGAGATGGAACTCAAATTACATCCAGAGTTAAGGGAACGGTTGCAAAACCTCTGCAATGACGAAAAAACAACAATTGTTGTGCTCAGTGGAAGTGACAGAAGCTGTCTAGATGAG AACTTTGGTGAATACAACATGTGGTTAGCTGCAGAACATGGAATGTTCCTCCGTCATACTAAAGGAGAGTGGATGACAACAATGCCAGAAAACTTAAACATGGATTGGGTTGACAGTGTAAAG CATGTTTTCGAGTACTTCACTGAAAGGACACCCAGATCTCATTTTGAGCTTCGTGAGACTTCACTTGTATGGAATTACAAGTATGCAG ATGTTGAGTTTGGAAGGCTTCAAGCAAGGGATATGCTGCAGCATTTATGGACAGGTCCAATTTCGAATGCAGCAGTTGATGTTATTCAAGGTGGGCGCTCTGTTGAGGTGCGAGCAGTTGGTGTCACCAAG GGTGCAGCAATTGATAGAATATTGGGAGAAATAGTTCACAACAAAGGAATGCTCATGCCCATTGACTATGTCTTGTGTGTTGGACACTTTCTACCCAAg GATGAAGACATATATACTTTTTTTGAGCCTGAGCTTCCTTGTGAAACAGCTGCCGCAACTAGATACAAGATAAGCCACACCCTTGGAGCGTCGTCAATCAAGATTCTAGCTCAAAAAATTGGATCGAAGATAGCTCAAAACAAGGTCAACCGACCACTATCATCTTTGGAGAAGAAAGTATCCAATGTCGGAAATGGCCCTCATTGGTGGCCAGCACTTTTCGACAAAATGTCTCTTCAAGAAGGTTCATCAGTTCTTGATCTCAAAGGCGACAACTATTTCTCATGTGCTGTTGGGAGGAAGCGATCCAAGGCCAGGTACCTTCTTGGATCATCGGCAGAAGTTGTCATGTTATTGAAGGAATTGTCAGGatgtacttaa
- the LOC124911643 gene encoding pentatricopeptide repeat-containing protein At4g18975, chloroplastic yields MQGFCYKSPIYLSMIRTRNVDPFRASTRLNCKFSNSSLRIRSPTTTTITETANKKAIKKSGKNEHHLWQRRDSARSGHKALNLVQIVSGLPNEKEAVYSALDKWVAWEAEFPLIAAAKALKILKERNQWKRAIQVAKWMLSKGQGATMGTYETLLLAFDMDGRVDEAESLWSMILHTHTRSISKRLCSRMISLYYHHQMPDKIIEVFADMEELGVKPDEATIRKIASAFSYLGQAENKKLLLDKYYKKWKYIYHKGERVRVRTDSYIVQY; encoded by the exons ATGCAAGGGTTTTGTTACAAAAGTCCCATATATTTGTCAATG ATCAGAACTAGAAATGTAGATCCTTTTCGAGCTTCCACCCGATTAAACTGCAAGTTTTCTAATTCTAGCCTAAGAATTAGAAGCCCTACTACTACTACCATCACAGAGACTGCTAACAA GAAAGCGATTAAGAAATCTGGAAAAAACGAGCATCACTTGTGGCAACGAAGAGATTCAGCTAGATCTGGACATAAGGCTCTTAATCTGGTTCAAATT GTTTCAGGACTGCCGAATGAAAAGGAGGCTGTTTATAGTGCATTAGACAAATGGGTTGCTTGGGAAGCAGAATTCCCACTGATTGCTGCTGCTAAGGCATTGAAGATACTCAAGGAGAGAAATCAATGGAAAAGAGCCATACAA GTAGCGAAATGGATGCTAAGTAAAGGTCAAGGTGCCACAATGGGAACATACGAAACTCTACTTCTTGCGTTTGATATGGATGGAAGAGTAGACGAGGCAGAATCATTGTGGAGTATGATTCTGCATACACATACACGATCTATCTCTAAACGGTTGTGTTCTCGCATGATCTCGTTATACTATCATCATCAAATGCCAGATAAGATAATAGAG GTATTTGCAGACATGGAAGAGTTGGGTGTAAAACCAGATGAAGCTACAATAAGAAAAATTGCAAGTGCCTTTTCATACCTAGGTCAAGCCGAAAACAAGAAACTCTTACTCGATAAGTACTATAAGAAATGGAAATACATTTACCACAAAGGAGAAAGGGTTAGGGTAAGAACAGATAGCTATATTGTCCAATACTAG
- the LOC124911758 gene encoding uncharacterized protein LOC124911758 — MEMEGANLGGSLLVPNVQELVRKELHMKQVPARYIQDDDDIAVPTIIVDSSTLLDQIPVIDLHVLLFSSDHDMFQSQLHKLDDACKNWGFFHLINHGVSTSLVNKMKSEIEQIFNIPIEEKMKLDQEPVDLEGFGQAFVVSDQQKLDWSDMFYLVTLPLHLRKPRLWQNLPLSFRETLKEYSSELHKLSMKILNLMAKALNIDEDEMSDLFEKGMQSMRMNYYPPCPQPDLVVGLTPHSDGGGLTILLQVSEVDGLQIQHNGSWIPIKPLPDAFIVNIGDVLEIFSNGIYKSIEHRAVVHSEVERMSIAGFLSPRLDGELGPAKSLTCPKTRMPPQFGTLSVKDFFKGLFERKLDGKSYLQRLRINGNWMEGAKLGGSLPVPNVQELVRKEPHMKQVPARYIRRLDLHQDDIAPPNTVDSSSLLDQVPVIDLHPLLFSPDHDLFQSELHKLEDACKNWGFFHLVNHGVNTSLVKQMKSEIEQFFDSPMEEKMKLDQETGDLEGFGQAFVVSDQQKLDWCDMLYLVTLPLHLRKPRLWQNLPLSFRETIQQYSSDVYKLSMKMLNLIAKSINIDEEEMRDLFEEGKQAMRMNYYPSCPQPDLVNGLTPHSDPSGLTILLQVNHVDGLEIQKNGSWIPIKPLPDSFIVNIGDTLEIFSNGIYKSIEHRAIVHSKMERMSIATFTSPRMDGEIGPAKSLTCPETGTGMSPQFRTTTVTDFFKGFFGRELDRKSNVEQWK, encoded by the exons ATGGAGATGGAAGGAGCAAACCTTGGAGGTTCTTTGCTGGTGCCGAACGTTCAAGAGCTAGTTAGGAAAGAACTGCACATGAAACAAGTTCCGGCTAGGTACATTCAAGACGATGATGATATTGCAGTACCGACCATTATTGTCGATTCTTCCACTTTACTCGATCAAATCCCTGTCATCGACTTGCATGTTCTGCTTTTCTCTTCAGATCATGATATGTTCCAATCCCAACTCCACAAATTGGACGATGCCTGCAAAAATTGGGGATTCTTTCAT CTGATTAATCATGGCGTAAGCACTTCACTAGTGAACAAAATGAAATCAGAAATAGAACAAATCTTCAATATTCCAATAGAGGAGAAGATGAAACTCGACCAAGAACCAGTGGATCTAGAAGGGTTTGGACAGGCTTTTGTTGTCTCCGACCAGCAGAAGCTCGACTGGTCCGACATGTTCTACTTGGTCACTCTGCCTCTTCATTTAAGGAAACCCCGTCTTTGGCAAAACCTCCCACTTTCTTTCAG AGAAACACTAAAAGAATATTCATCAGAGCTACATAAACTAAGCATGAAGATATTAAACCTTATGGCAAAAGCACTAAACATAGATGAAGATGAAATGAGTGATTTATTTGAGAAAGGAATGCAATCTATGAGGATGAATTATTATCCACCTTGCCCACAACCGGATCTGGTCGTCGGTCTTACTCCACACTCCGACGGAGGTGGCCTCACTATCCTGCTCCAGGTCAGTGAAGTTGATGGTTTACAAATACAACATAATGGGTCGTGGATTCCAATCAAACCACTTCCCGATGCTTTCATTGTGAATATTGGCGATGTTTTAGA gatatttagcAACGGAATATACAAGAGCATTGAGCATAGGGCGGTTGTTCATTCAGAAGTAGAGAGGATGTCTATAGCTGGATTTCTATCCCCAAGATTGGACGGGGAACTTGGCCCAGCCAAAAGCTTAACATGCCCTAAAACTCGAATGCCGCCACAGTTTGGCACGCTAAGTGTAAAAGATTTCTTCAAGGGACTTTTTGAGCGTAAACTCGACGGGAAATCTTATTTGCAACGTCTTAGAATCAACGGAAACT GGATGGAAGGGGCGAAGCTCGGAGGGTCTTTGCCGGTGCCGAACGTTCAAGAGCTAGTTAGGAAAGAACCGCACATGAAACAAGTTCCTGCCAGGTACATACGCCGTCTTGATCTTCATCAAGATGATATTGCACCGCCCAATACTGTCGATTCTTCCAGTTTACTGGATCAAGTCCCTGTCATCGACTTGCATCCTCTGCTTTTCTCTCCAGATCATGATTTGTTCCAATCTGAACTCCACAAATTAGAAGATGCCTGCAAAAATTGGGGCTTCTTTCAT TTGGTTAATCATGGTGTAAACACTTCACTGGTGAAGCAAATGAAATCAGAAATAGAACAATTCTTCGATTCTCCCATGGAGGAGAAGATGAAACTCGACCAAGAAACAGGGGATTTAGAAGGGTTTGGACAAGCTTTTGTTGTCTCCGACCAGCAGAAGCTCGACTGGTGCGACATGTTGTACTTGGTTACACTTCCTCTTCATTTGAGAAAACCTCGTCTTTGGCAAAACCTCCCACTTTCTTTCAG AGAAACAATACAACAATATTCATCAGATGTATACAAACTGAGCATGAAGATGTTAAACCTTATCGCAAAATCGATAAACATAGATGAGGAGGAAATGCGGGATTTGTTTGAAGAAGGGAAGCAAGCCATGAGAATGAATTATTATCCATCTTGCCCACAACCAGACCTTGTTAATGGTCTAACTCCACACTCAGACCCAAGTGGCCTCACCATCCTGCTTCAGGTCAACCATGTTGATGGTTTGGAAATACAGAAGAATGGATCATGGATTCCTATCAAACCACTTCCAGATTCATTTATTGTAAATATTGGTGATACTTTAGAG ATATTTAGCAATGGAATATACAAGAGCATTGAGCATAGGGCGATTGTTCATTCGAAAATGGAAAGGATGTCTATAGCCACGTTTACCTCCCCGAGAATGGACGGGGAAATAGGTCCAGCCAAAAGTTTAACATGCCCTGAAACTGGAACAGGAATGTCGCCACAATTCCGCACCACAACTGTAACTGATTTCTTCAAGGGTTTTTTTGGGCGTGAACTTGACCGTAAATCTAATGTGGAACAGTGGAAGTAA
- the LOC124911759 gene encoding protein SRG1-like, translating into MEGEKFGGSLPVPNVQELVKKEPHMKQVPARYIQDDIAPPNIVDSSSLLDQIPVIDLHALLYSSDHDLFQSELHKLDDACKNWGFFHLVNHGVSTSLVKQMKSEIEQFFDSPIEEKTKLEQEPGDVQGYGQAYVFSDQQKLDWCDMLYLFTLPIHLRKPRLWQNLTPSFSETLNEYSSELRKLFMKLLNLFAKILNIDEEEIGDLFEEGMQSSRLNYYPPCPQPDLVTGLTPHSDPVGLTILLQVNNVDGLQIQHNGSWVLIKPLPDAFIVNIGDVLEIFSNGAYKSILHRAIVQSEVEKRMSIATFITPRLDGKVGPAKSLTCPKTGTGTAPQFYTVSVTDFIKGYIGRELDLKSNVDALRVKGPEEEGDLKEK; encoded by the exons ATGGAAGGGGAGAAATTTGGAGGGTCTTTGCCGGTGCCTAACGTTCAAGAGCTAGTTAAGAAAGAACCGCACATGAAACAAGTTCCGGCGAGGTACATACAAGATGATATTGCACCGCCCAATATTGTCGATTCTTCAAGTTTACTCGATCAAATCCCTGTCATCGACTTGCATGCACTGCTTTACTCTTCGGATCATGATTTGTTTCAATCTGAACTCCACAAATTGGACGATGCCTGCAAAAATTGGGGCTTCTTTCAT TTGGTTAATCATGGTGTAAGTACTTCACTGGTGAAGCAAATGAAATCAGAAATAGAACAATTCTTCGATTCTCCCATAGAGGAGAAGACTAAGCTTGAACAAGAACCAGGGGATGTACAAGGTTATGGCCAAGCTTATGTTTTCTCCGACCAACAGAAGCTCGATTGGTGCGACATGTTGTACCTGTTTACTCTCCCTATTCATTTGAGAAAACCTCGTCTTTGGCAAAACCTCACACCTTCTTTCAG TGAAACGTTAAACGAATATTCATCGGAGCTACGCAAACTGTTCATGAAGCTGCTAAACTTATTTGCAAAAATACTAAACATTGATGAGGAGGAAATTGGGGATTTATTTGAGGAAGGAATGCAATCATCAAGGTTAAATTATTATCCACCTTGTCCCCAACCAGATTTGGTAACAGGTCTAACTCCACACTCAGATCCGGTCGGTCTCACCATCCTCCTTCAGGTCAACAATGTTGATGGTTTGCAAATACAACATAATGGATCGTGGGTTCTAATCAAACCACTTCCGGATGCATTCATTGTCAATATTGGCGATGTTTTAGAG ATATTTAGCAATGGAGCATACAAGAGTATTTTGCATAGAGCGATTGTTCAATCAGAAGTGGAGAAGAGGATGTCTATAGCGACGTTTATCACCCCGAGATTGGATGGGAAGGTTGGCCCAGCCAAAAGCTTGACGTGCCCTAAAACTGGAACAGGAACGGCGCCACAGTTCTACACCGTGAGTGTTACTGATTTCATCAAGGGATATATTGGGCGTGAACTAGACCTTAAATCTAATGTGGATGCATTGAGAGTCAAAGGCCCGGAGGAGGAAGGTGACCTCAAAGAGAAGTGA